A single Chryseobacterium sp. DNA region contains:
- a CDS encoding fasciclin domain-containing protein, with product MNTQSKLTVLAMVALSFAFSGKVTAQMTKEKTVMVGGAPMYPSRNIIENAVNSKDHKTLVAAVKAAGLVETLQGTGPFTVLAPTDAAFAKLPKGTVENLVMPENKAMLTTILTYHVLPGRYSAKEIWAAVKAGNGKAMMKTVQGEELTFWTKGKDLYIKDAKGNSAKVAIADVNQSNGVIHVIDTVLMP from the coding sequence ATGAACACACAATCAAAACTCACAGTTTTAGCAATGGTAGCCTTATCATTTGCTTTCAGCGGGAAGGTAACCGCACAAATGACAAAAGAAAAAACAGTAATGGTGGGAGGAGCCCCTATGTATCCATCCAGGAATATTATTGAAAATGCCGTAAACTCCAAAGATCATAAGACGCTTGTAGCTGCAGTAAAAGCTGCAGGGCTGGTAGAAACATTGCAGGGAACCGGGCCTTTTACCGTACTGGCTCCCACTGATGCTGCATTTGCAAAACTTCCGAAAGGAACGGTAGAAAACCTTGTAATGCCTGAGAATAAAGCTATGCTCACTACCATATTAACGTACCACGTCCTACCCGGAAGATACAGTGCAAAAGAAATTTGGGCCGCTGTAAAGGCAGGAAACGGGAAAGCGATGATGAAAACGGTACAGGGTGAAGAATTGACCTTCTGGACAAAAGGTAAAGATCTCTACATCAAAGATGCTAAAGGAAACAGTGCCAAAGTGGCCATCGCTGACGTGAACCAGTCTAATGGAGTGATCCATGTGATAGATACGGTTTTGATGCCTTAA
- the msrB gene encoding peptide-methionine (R)-S-oxide reductase MsrB, which translates to MSLGTGKAQTPLFKIKNPYYSHTAQNPLKVSNSGWKKILKPELYQVAREGATETAFTGKYYEFDEKGTYYCAVCGNPLFLSTSKFATTCGWPSFYQPIRKNSVKYRKDTSYHLERTEVLCGRCDSHLGHIFDDGPKPTGKRFCMNSICLEFIPDKK; encoded by the coding sequence ATGTCCCTCGGAACCGGTAAAGCACAAACCCCTCTTTTTAAAATTAAAAATCCCTATTACTCACATACTGCTCAAAATCCGCTGAAGGTAAGTAATTCCGGATGGAAAAAGATTTTAAAACCCGAACTCTATCAGGTTGCCAGAGAAGGAGCAACAGAAACAGCTTTTACCGGAAAATACTACGAATTTGATGAAAAAGGAACTTACTATTGTGCAGTCTGCGGAAATCCTCTGTTCCTATCTACCTCCAAGTTCGCCACTACCTGCGGCTGGCCCTCTTTTTATCAGCCTATCCGTAAAAACAGTGTCAAATACCGTAAAGATACCTCTTATCACCTGGAACGGACAGAAGTGCTTTGCGGAAGATGTGATTCTCATCTTGGGCATATCTTCGATGACGGTCCAAAGCCAACAGGGAAACGGTTCTGTATGAATTCCATCTGTCTTGAATTTATCCCTGATAAAAAATAA
- a CDS encoding TonB-dependent receptor: protein MSLIKAYAHEKDRYFFDGELTYFLPFSSYSTETGSGKKTIQDIESIQIQGKQNHDVVSVPRKTLDFIQSYTLGETLSKIPGIQNSGYGPNSGAPVIRSLSGNRVRILENGVAVNDLSGISPDFSMDIQMDNVQTINIYKSSASVLYGGKAIGGAVDIETDYVARQLPSKKINLKALLEGGSNSGQRQAFSARGSIDKNWVWTIGGSNQKQEIVRIPGKSKDSRCYDPDLVGFNSILQSLCQLNVDSRNVLNTSLFPYISQFAIDHMEEYGLSQGDLYTFSPTYYNPADGKHYPNPKNDQYIPGQDPVKDRYRSEVNSIQDIVPTQDGLIPNSHSESNSFYIGTSYIGKSLYLGGTYQNSYSYFGVPGYALFKIPAHSHGKPQKQPEYLPININSLSHKAMFESAYTFSDFPIAGIQLNYMGVFSKNKELLDRYRANQFNVQQHNGRLEIAQQKMKFLTGTTGVEIQYRNMEGSGNQRYLPNTISREIGIFTMQHLNFNFLEFDLGYRNDHVQRRADEDKQYIRSRGLSGGQLSDRDFTLHQFHTAAQWNIFKKAYLKVQYNHSERAPEVNELYAGNNHFAIMTEENGDDKLDKETAKTWEIGGGMNLKNLRFSASWYHTLYKNYIYLAHTGISREIFLVKEWRSDDTEINGFEAEAGYKADLQRFGRWEIGGYYDLVKNISTADSSIRKWSDGDYMPNMPTSRFGFSLTGTVQKMSFNIALDHYMKQKYLGKNINPELPMPAFSLLNARISYEDDSLKMGSIEYYITGNNLLNTEARLQNSQLKFLSPLAGINISAGVKIKI, encoded by the coding sequence TTGTCCCTTATTAAAGCATATGCACATGAAAAAGACCGTTATTTTTTTGATGGGGAGCTCACTTATTTCTTACCCTTCAGTTCTTACAGCACAGAAACTGGTTCCGGGAAAAAAACAATACAAGACATTGAATCCATTCAGATACAGGGAAAACAGAATCATGATGTGGTCAGTGTTCCCAGAAAAACTCTTGATTTTATCCAGTCCTATACGTTAGGTGAAACGCTGAGTAAAATTCCGGGTATCCAAAATTCCGGTTATGGGCCCAACTCCGGAGCTCCTGTGATCCGAAGTCTGAGCGGAAACAGGGTAAGAATACTGGAAAACGGGGTCGCCGTTAATGACCTTTCAGGAATCAGTCCGGACTTTAGTATGGATATTCAAATGGATAATGTACAGACAATCAATATCTATAAAAGTTCAGCCTCCGTTCTTTATGGCGGCAAAGCCATCGGGGGAGCTGTGGATATAGAAACCGATTATGTGGCCCGTCAGCTCCCATCCAAAAAAATCAATTTGAAAGCGCTCCTTGAAGGAGGAAGCAACAGTGGGCAGAGGCAGGCTTTTTCTGCCCGGGGGAGCATCGATAAAAACTGGGTATGGACGATAGGAGGAAGCAATCAAAAACAGGAAATTGTCCGGATCCCCGGGAAATCCAAAGACAGCAGATGTTATGATCCGGACCTGGTTGGTTTCAACAGTATCCTGCAATCCCTTTGCCAGCTCAATGTAGACTCCAGAAATGTACTCAATACCAGTCTTTTTCCTTATATCAGTCAGTTTGCCATTGATCACATGGAAGAATACGGCCTTTCCCAGGGAGACCTGTACACCTTTAGCCCTACCTATTATAACCCTGCAGACGGCAAACATTACCCTAATCCCAAGAATGACCAATATATTCCGGGCCAGGACCCTGTAAAAGACCGCTACAGAAGTGAAGTCAACAGCATTCAGGATATTGTTCCCACCCAAGACGGACTCATCCCGAACAGCCATTCTGAAAGCAATTCCTTTTACATTGGAACAAGTTATATCGGAAAGTCATTGTACCTGGGAGGAACCTATCAAAACTCATATTCGTATTTTGGAGTTCCGGGGTATGCACTGTTTAAGATCCCAGCACATTCCCACGGCAAACCTCAGAAACAGCCCGAGTATTTACCGATCAATATCAACAGTCTTTCTCATAAAGCAATGTTTGAATCGGCCTATACATTCTCTGATTTTCCAATAGCCGGTATACAATTAAATTATATGGGTGTATTTTCTAAAAACAAGGAACTTCTTGACCGCTACAGAGCCAATCAGTTCAATGTACAGCAGCACAACGGCCGCCTGGAAATCGCCCAGCAAAAAATGAAATTTCTAACCGGAACTACCGGAGTGGAAATCCAATACAGGAATATGGAAGGAAGCGGAAACCAGAGGTATCTTCCCAATACGATCAGCCGTGAAATCGGGATATTCACTATGCAGCATCTGAATTTTAATTTTCTTGAGTTTGATCTTGGATACCGAAATGATCATGTACAACGCAGAGCGGATGAAGATAAACAATACATCAGAAGTCGCGGCCTTTCGGGAGGCCAACTTTCTGACCGGGATTTCACCCTCCATCAGTTCCATACTGCTGCCCAGTGGAATATTTTCAAAAAAGCTTATCTGAAAGTACAGTACAACCATTCGGAAAGGGCACCCGAAGTCAATGAACTTTACGCAGGCAACAATCATTTTGCCATCATGACCGAAGAAAACGGAGATGATAAACTGGATAAGGAAACCGCAAAAACTTGGGAAATAGGAGGTGGAATGAATTTAAAAAACCTTCGTTTCTCAGCCAGCTGGTACCATACCCTTTATAAAAACTATATTTACCTCGCTCACACCGGAATTTCACGGGAAATTTTCCTTGTAAAAGAATGGCGTTCTGATGACACTGAGATCAATGGATTTGAAGCTGAAGCGGGTTATAAAGCGGACCTTCAAAGATTCGGCAGGTGGGAGATCGGAGGGTATTATGACCTGGTCAAAAACATCAGTACTGCAGACAGTTCCATCAGAAAGTGGAGTGACGGAGATTATATGCCCAATATGCCGACCAGCCGTTTTGGTTTCAGCCTTACAGGCACGGTTCAAAAAATGAGTTTCAATATCGCTTTAGACCATTATATGAAACAGAAATACCTGGGGAAAAATATCAATCCGGAACTTCCGATGCCTGCATTTTCCCTTCTTAACGCCCGTATTTCCTATGAAGATGACAGCCTGAAAATGGGCAGTATCGAATATTATATTACAGGAAACAATCTGCTGAATACAGAAGCAAGGCTTCAGAATTCCCAGCTTAAATTCCTGAGTCCGTTGGCCGGAATCAACATTTCAGCAGGAGTAAAGATTAAGATATAA
- a CDS encoding helix-turn-helix transcriptional regulator, with protein MGVTKTDHFTEEQNKIATITKALGHPARVAIIEYLLKVDTCICGDIVNELPLAQATVSQHLKELKNAGLIKGNIEGTSICYCIDENTFGILKDYFSKIIQASHQKCC; from the coding sequence ATGGGAGTCACCAAAACAGATCATTTTACTGAAGAGCAAAATAAGATCGCAACAATTACCAAAGCATTAGGGCATCCTGCAAGGGTAGCTATCATCGAATACCTGTTAAAAGTTGACACTTGTATCTGCGGAGACATTGTCAATGAATTACCTTTGGCACAAGCCACAGTTTCCCAGCATTTAAAAGAGTTGAAGAATGCCGGTCTGATAAAAGGCAATATTGAAGGAACTTCTATATGCTACTGTATTGACGAAAATACATTTGGAATATTGAAGGATTATTTTTCAAAAATAATACAGGCTTCTCATCAAAAATGCTGCTAA
- a CDS encoding DUF6428 family protein codes for MKLSEIKKILPTLDNVEFQLENGTFVPEHFHVTEVGTVTKHFIDCGGTIRQEKAVNFQLWDADDFEHRLKPGKLLNIIQLSEEKLGIEDDEIEVEYQNLTIGKYDLEFNGKNFILKNKTTACLAQESCGIPTEKQKKGLSELSPAKTSCCTPDSGCC; via the coding sequence ATGAAATTATCTGAAATCAAGAAAATTTTGCCAACATTGGATAATGTTGAGTTTCAACTGGAAAACGGAACTTTTGTTCCCGAGCACTTCCATGTAACAGAAGTGGGAACAGTCACCAAGCATTTCATTGACTGCGGAGGAACGATCCGTCAGGAAAAGGCGGTCAACTTTCAATTGTGGGATGCTGATGATTTTGAGCATAGATTAAAACCGGGAAAGCTTCTAAACATCATTCAACTGTCAGAAGAAAAACTGGGAATTGAAGATGATGAAATAGAAGTGGAGTATCAGAATCTAACGATCGGAAAGTATGATTTAGAATTTAACGGAAAAAACTTCATCCTTAAAAACAAGACAACGGCCTGCCTGGCTCAGGAATCTTGTGGGATTCCAACAGAAAAACAAAAAAAGGGACTGTCTGAACTTTCTCCTGCTAAAACTTCCTGCTGTACTCCGGATTCAGGATGCTGCTAA
- a CDS encoding alpha-ketoglutarate-dependent dioxygenase AlkB, translating to MKQLSLFNTEEYYQFPTELLEYTEHFLSENEASELEELLINTAPWKQRSQKMYDKMVLTPRLTAWYGDDARTYQLGGTLFPVNPWLPELWSLKQKIENASGYQFNSVLLNLYRDRNDSVAWHRDKESELGNRPVIASVSLGQVRNFDFRKVDDHSNKYSLPLQHGSLLIMKGDLQIDWEHRIAKSVFPMRPRINLTFRMIR from the coding sequence ATGAAACAACTTAGTTTATTTAATACTGAAGAATATTATCAGTTTCCCACGGAACTTTTGGAATATACCGAACATTTTTTGTCTGAAAATGAAGCTTCGGAGCTTGAGGAATTACTGATAAATACGGCTCCCTGGAAACAGAGGTCCCAGAAAATGTATGATAAAATGGTTTTGACACCCCGTTTAACCGCGTGGTACGGAGATGATGCCAGAACGTATCAGTTGGGAGGAACCCTTTTTCCGGTCAATCCATGGCTGCCGGAATTATGGAGTTTAAAACAGAAGATTGAGAATGCTTCAGGTTATCAATTTAATTCCGTTTTATTAAATCTTTATCGTGACAGGAATGATTCCGTAGCCTGGCATCGTGACAAAGAAAGTGAATTGGGGAACCGTCCTGTGATCGCTTCTGTAAGCCTTGGACAGGTAAGGAATTTTGATTTCAGAAAGGTGGATGACCATTCAAATAAATACAGCCTGCCTCTTCAGCATGGTTCATTACTGATTATGAAAGGTGATCTTCAGATAGACTGGGAACATCGTATTGCCAAGTCTGTCTTTCCCATGAGACCAAGGATTAATTTGACGTTTCGGATGATCCGGTAA
- the xth gene encoding exodeoxyribonuclease III, protein MKIATYNVNGINGRLPVLLRWLKEASPDIVCLQELKAPQERFPLKEINNAGYQAIWNGQKSWNGVAILARNLEIKEVQRTLPGDPDDFQSRYIEAIIDQMVICCLYLPNGNPYPGPKFDYKLSWIKRFKRRTSQLIKMDLPAILIGDFNIIPAPIDVYKPERWENDALYRTEVRKAYQELQKKGWLDSIRTLYPEDKIYTFWDYLYKAYDRNAGMRLDHILLSPYLSARLQSGGVDTHVRGWEKSSDHAPVWIQLAPQ, encoded by the coding sequence ATGAAAATAGCAACTTATAATGTTAACGGAATAAACGGCCGGCTGCCTGTTTTACTGCGGTGGCTGAAAGAGGCATCACCGGATATTGTCTGCCTTCAGGAGCTTAAGGCGCCACAGGAACGTTTTCCTTTAAAAGAAATCAATAATGCCGGGTACCAGGCCATATGGAATGGCCAGAAAAGCTGGAATGGAGTGGCCATATTGGCCAGAAATCTGGAAATCAAAGAAGTACAGCGGACTTTGCCAGGTGATCCGGATGATTTTCAGAGCAGATATATAGAAGCTATTATTGATCAGATGGTGATATGCTGTTTGTATCTTCCCAACGGTAATCCCTATCCGGGACCTAAGTTCGATTATAAACTGTCCTGGATCAAACGTTTTAAAAGACGGACCAGCCAGCTGATCAAAATGGACCTTCCCGCTATCCTTATCGGAGATTTCAACATTATTCCTGCCCCCATCGATGTTTACAAACCCGAACGGTGGGAAAATGATGCCCTGTACAGAACCGAAGTAAGAAAAGCATACCAGGAATTACAGAAAAAAGGTTGGCTTGATTCTATCCGGACCCTTTACCCCGAAGATAAGATCTATACCTTCTGGGACTATTTATACAAAGCCTATGACCGGAATGCAGGAATGAGACTTGACCATATTTTATTGAGTCCCTATCTAAGCGCCCGGCTGCAGTCGGGCGGAGTAGACACTCATGTCCGGGGCTGGGAAAAAAGCAGTGACCATGCACCGGTATGGATTCAGCTGGCTCCTCAATAG
- a CDS encoding ferritin-like domain-containing protein: MNILRLLDKLSYDKFFTTEASRLETITNGALSGKKAVAAVPLGLGTLMATSAKAEPTKREVTGSTLKSTLTDALQLALVLEYLENEYYSIGLSTSGLIPSADRTVFMQISKHESAHVSFLKNTLTSLGTTPGAKPTFDFTANGKFSPFTDYNQFLILAQAFEDTGVRAYKGQAGNVMSNKVVLQAALQIHSVEARHASQVRRMRANKGWIELANGGNMPAATNPVYAGEDNTNQAGYNTGTLFGAAAGSAAYDEILSGSDAQTIASLFIV, encoded by the coding sequence ATGAACATTCTTAGATTATTAGACAAGCTTTCCTATGATAAGTTTTTTACAACGGAAGCATCAAGACTGGAAACCATTACGAATGGGGCATTATCCGGAAAAAAAGCTGTAGCCGCTGTACCGCTTGGACTGGGAACTCTGATGGCTACTTCCGCCAAAGCAGAGCCAACCAAAAGAGAGGTAACAGGCAGCACTTTAAAAAGTACTCTGACAGATGCTTTACAGCTGGCATTGGTCCTGGAATATCTTGAAAATGAATATTACAGTATCGGATTATCCACATCCGGACTTATTCCCAGTGCCGACAGAACTGTTTTTATGCAGATCTCAAAACATGAATCCGCTCATGTCAGTTTTTTGAAAAATACCCTTACTTCGTTAGGGACAACGCCGGGAGCCAAACCTACTTTTGATTTTACGGCGAACGGAAAATTCAGCCCTTTTACAGATTACAACCAATTTCTGATCCTGGCCCAGGCTTTTGAAGATACCGGGGTAAGAGCGTATAAAGGACAGGCCGGAAACGTAATGTCCAATAAAGTTGTACTTCAGGCTGCTTTGCAGATCCATTCCGTAGAGGCAAGACATGCCTCACAGGTAAGAAGAATGAGGGCCAATAAAGGCTGGATCGAGCTTGCCAACGGTGGAAATATGCCGGCAGCAACTAATCCTGTCTATGCCGGGGAAGACAATACCAACCAGGCCGGATATAATACAGGAACCTTATTTGGAGCAGCGGCAGGTTCTGCTGCATATGACGAAATTTTGAGTGGCAGCGACGCACAGACTATTGCCTCTCTATTTATAGTATAA
- a CDS encoding anti-sigma factor, producing MDTKEYISSGIIESYILGHASPEEAGILECVMKNNAEVKAAFEEAQKTLENLATAQAVTPPNDLKSKIWNKIQQEQPVEQISSAVSTAIPESKEDRENLIPENVQRNTGWKTYAIAASVLFLISVAGNLFWMNTQTSHQKEMAKLVAEKQSQDEAMQKMNQKLDMFSNPDMQMVMLKGVEKHQDAKAMVFWDKKTKEVYLNAEKLPKAPTGMQYQLWAIEDGKPVSAGMYTEDKDSRIVLANILKAQAFAITLEKEGGSKVPTMENMYVMGEV from the coding sequence TTGGACACTAAAGAATACATATCATCCGGAATTATAGAATCTTATATTCTTGGCCATGCTTCTCCTGAGGAAGCAGGGATTTTGGAGTGTGTGATGAAGAATAATGCTGAAGTAAAAGCAGCTTTTGAAGAAGCACAGAAAACTTTGGAAAATCTTGCTACGGCTCAGGCTGTAACGCCTCCAAATGATTTGAAATCTAAGATCTGGAACAAAATTCAGCAGGAACAGCCTGTTGAACAAATATCTTCTGCTGTTTCTACAGCTATTCCTGAATCAAAAGAGGACAGGGAAAACCTGATCCCTGAGAATGTTCAGAGAAATACCGGCTGGAAAACGTATGCAATTGCTGCATCTGTGTTGTTCCTGATAAGTGTTGCCGGAAATCTGTTCTGGATGAATACCCAAACTTCCCATCAAAAGGAAATGGCTAAGCTGGTTGCGGAAAAACAGTCTCAGGATGAAGCCATGCAAAAAATGAATCAGAAACTTGATATGTTTTCCAATCCTGATATGCAGATGGTGATGTTGAAAGGGGTAGAAAAACATCAGGATGCCAAAGCAATGGTTTTCTGGGATAAAAAAACAAAAGAAGTGTATCTGAATGCAGAAAAACTTCCAAAGGCTCCTACAGGAATGCAGTATCAGCTTTGGGCCATTGAGGATGGAAAGCCCGTAAGCGCAGGAATGTATACTGAAGATAAAGACAGCAGGATTGTCTTGGCTAATATCTTAAAAGCCCAGGCTTTTGCCATTACTCTCGAAAAAGAAGGAGGCAGCAAAGTGCCCACGATGGAAAACATGTACGTCATGGGTGAAGTATAA
- a CDS encoding ferritin-like domain-containing protein encodes MKKTIHVSNQGATLDTSRRNFLKLSGVGLAIAGLTLIGCNDDDDFQIIDDHQIYDLGTGDIGVLNYAYALEQLEADFYTKVVNNFYTGISSVEKEVFTDLYHHEVIHRDFFKAVISGATDHLLPKLEFQYPNVNFNDRNSVLATAKALEDTGVAAYNGAGKYISNAAYLVIAGKIVSVEARHASAIRNLINPGSADFSGDDIIDANGLDLAKEPKDIVMAAGGFIKTPFTWKERGIN; translated from the coding sequence ATGAAAAAAACGATTCATGTTTCTAATCAGGGAGCAACCCTTGATACAAGCAGAAGAAACTTTTTAAAATTAAGTGGAGTAGGATTGGCTATCGCCGGGCTTACCTTAATAGGTTGTAATGACGATGATGATTTTCAGATCATAGACGATCATCAAATCTACGATCTGGGAACAGGCGATATAGGCGTATTAAATTATGCATACGCCCTTGAGCAGCTGGAAGCAGATTTTTACACGAAAGTGGTCAATAATTTTTACACCGGAATTTCCAGTGTTGAAAAAGAAGTTTTTACAGATCTCTATCATCATGAAGTGATTCACCGGGATTTTTTCAAAGCAGTGATCAGCGGTGCTACAGACCACCTTCTTCCTAAACTCGAATTTCAGTATCCGAATGTGAATTTTAATGACAGGAATTCGGTACTGGCTACCGCAAAAGCGTTAGAAGATACCGGAGTGGCAGCCTACAATGGCGCGGGAAAATACATTTCCAATGCGGCTTACCTTGTTATTGCCGGTAAAATAGTATCCGTGGAAGCCAGGCATGCTTCTGCAATCAGAAATTTAATCAATCCCGGATCGGCTGATTTTTCAGGTGATGATATAATAGATGCGAACGGGCTTGACCTTGCTAAAGAACCCAAAGATATCGTAATGGCTGCCGGAGGGTTTATAAAAACGCCTTTTACCTGGAAAGAAAGAGGCATCAACTGA
- a CDS encoding LexA family transcriptional regulator, protein MSIFSNNIRFLRAKRKLSQQNVADELAISRVRYSKYENGISEPPIDLLVKISKYFHVSTDLLLAVDIEKHPTDEMLKLPDNRIVLPVAVDHLGNDTIEIIPQKASMGYLEGYSDVGYIESLQRIALPFLNNGKYRAFPADGDSMPPFRNGSYIVGKYVEGISELKPGKTYVFITLNDGITYKRFKERKENTICVSADNSFYEPYEIPFDEIVEIWQYASGIFPEDFEPGDYESYNFKEMFREIRQDIRELDRKVSGRRRKS, encoded by the coding sequence ATGTCAATTTTTTCAAATAATATACGCTTTTTAAGAGCTAAGAGAAAGCTCTCCCAGCAAAATGTAGCCGACGAATTAGCAATCTCCCGTGTCCGGTATTCTAAATACGAAAACGGAATATCTGAGCCTCCTATTGACCTTCTGGTTAAAATATCCAAATATTTTCATGTCAGCACAGACCTCTTGCTGGCGGTAGACATTGAGAAACATCCGACAGACGAAATGCTGAAACTTCCGGATAACAGAATTGTTCTTCCGGTGGCTGTAGACCACCTGGGAAATGATACCATTGAAATCATTCCGCAGAAAGCGTCCATGGGATATCTGGAAGGATACAGCGACGTAGGTTATATTGAAAGTCTTCAAAGGATTGCCCTGCCCTTTTTGAATAATGGAAAATACCGGGCTTTTCCGGCAGACGGAGATTCTATGCCTCCGTTTAGGAACGGTTCTTATATCGTAGGGAAATATGTAGAGGGAATCAGTGAGCTGAAGCCGGGGAAAACTTATGTTTTCATTACTCTGAATGACGGAATTACCTACAAACGTTTTAAAGAAAGAAAAGAAAATACCATCTGTGTAAGTGCCGACAATTCATTTTATGAGCCTTATGAGATCCCGTTTGACGAAATCGTGGAAATATGGCAGTATGCATCGGGAATTTTTCCGGAAGACTTTGAACCCGGTGATTATGAAAGCTATAATTTCAAAGAGATGTTCCGTGAAATAAGACAGGACATCAGGGAGCTGGACCGCAAGGTTTCGGGCCGCCGCCGCAAGTCTTGA
- the dapB gene encoding 4-hydroxy-tetrahydrodipicolinate reductase translates to MIKVFIAGATGWAGSELSKGVYKTQNMELVGGLSRKSSGKNLAQILGLGNAEIPIYSDIDTALSEVDFDVLVDYTSPDICKKNTVSTLKKGKKVVIGTSGLTSEDYSEIAQVADEYHSSVLAVGNFSLTVVLLQKFSEMAARYIPNFEIIDYAQEDKIDSPSGTARELAHRLSQVQKPAIPISNDELVGEKDSRGANLDGVQVHSVRLPGYVISIETIFGLKDEKLTIRHDSGSSAEPYVKGALLAIEKAGRFKGLQRGLDTVMDL, encoded by the coding sequence ATGATCAAAGTTTTTATTGCAGGAGCCACCGGCTGGGCTGGTTCAGAATTAAGCAAAGGAGTTTATAAAACCCAGAATATGGAATTGGTAGGCGGTTTATCCAGAAAAAGCAGTGGTAAAAATCTTGCACAGATATTAGGACTAGGAAATGCTGAAATTCCAATATATAGCGACATTGATACCGCTTTATCAGAAGTTGATTTTGATGTATTGGTAGATTACACCAGCCCGGATATCTGCAAGAAGAATACTGTTTCTACCTTAAAAAAAGGAAAAAAAGTAGTGATCGGAACATCGGGATTAACTTCTGAAGATTATTCGGAAATAGCTCAGGTAGCCGATGAATACCATTCTTCTGTTTTAGCAGTAGGAAATTTTTCATTAACGGTGGTCCTTCTCCAAAAATTTTCGGAAATGGCAGCCAGATACATTCCCAATTTTGAAATTATAGATTACGCACAAGAAGATAAAATCGACAGCCCGAGTGGTACTGCAAGGGAATTGGCACACCGGCTTTCACAGGTTCAAAAACCGGCTATACCTATTTCGAATGATGAACTGGTTGGAGAGAAAGACAGTCGGGGAGCTAATTTAGATGGAGTACAGGTGCATTCGGTAAGACTGCCCGGCTATGTTATTTCCATTGAGACGATTTTTGGATTAAAAGATGAAAAACTAACGATCAGACATGATTCCGGATCAAGTGCGGAGCCGTATGTCAAAGGAGCCTTATTAGCCATAGAAAAGGCAGGAAGATTCAAAGGGTTACAACGCGGACTAGATACCGTGATGGATCTCTGA
- a CDS encoding sigma-70 family RNA polymerase sigma factor: protein MARKIKAIKTTYSEEELLVLLKEKNETGFHYLYDHYSGALYGIILRIVQSKEYTEEVIQDVFVKIWNSIHQYDASKGRFYTWMINIARNTAIDYLKSKGFQNELKNQSLPDFVYNTAELSTINNSSDYIGFSNVLEGLEVDKQELINLAYYQGYTQHEISEKLKIPLGTVKTKMRNALMKLKDLLKDYQ from the coding sequence TTGGCTAGAAAAATAAAAGCTATTAAAACAACCTATTCGGAAGAGGAACTTCTCGTTTTATTAAAAGAAAAAAACGAAACTGGGTTTCATTATCTGTATGACCACTATTCTGGTGCGCTGTACGGAATCATCCTTCGAATCGTTCAGTCTAAAGAATATACCGAGGAAGTCATTCAGGATGTTTTTGTTAAAATATGGAACTCCATCCATCAGTATGATGCTTCAAAAGGAAGATTTTATACATGGATGATCAATATCGCCAGAAATACGGCTATCGATTATTTAAAATCTAAAGGGTTTCAAAATGAACTTAAAAACCAATCACTTCCGGATTTCGTATATAATACTGCAGAACTTTCAACGATCAATAATTCATCCGATTATATCGGCTTCAGCAATGTGCTTGAAGGGTTGGAAGTTGATAAGCAGGAACTTATCAATCTGGCTTATTATCAGGGATATACCCAACATGAAATATCCGAAAAACTGAAGATACCCCTGGGAACGGTAAAAACGAAAATGCGGAATGCATTGATGAAATTAAAAGATTTGCTAAAAGACTATCAATAA